The DNA sequence gagagaaagagagagagttATACATAGCAGATGCATTGTAAATCATAAATGCACGAAAAATTTATCAAACACCGCGTTTCGATCTACATATCCTTTCCAGTTTCAAATGCAAGGTATTTTCTTCCCTAATCATGAAACCTATGAGATATGCATGTTTATATGATTATGTGAACTAGAGTGAGTTTAATTTTTCTTCTCAAAGTAATGTTTGCAAAACTTACCGAAATGTCTGAATTGCTCGTACTGTCCacataaaaatgaaagaaaggcATAGAACGTTGTTGATATATAATCCACCAGTCAACAACGGTCCCATTTTTGCTCGGACAAAGCCCGTGACCCTTGTGAAGAGAAACAACAAGATAAACCAATAAAGCACGGACGGCTCTGTTTATTGGCGTGGACCTCATTTCATGTGAATGGtccctatatatacatgtagtgttcaCATAGGAGTATGTTACATACAGAGATAACTACACGGAAGTAAAATAAGTCACTTATAGTTTCCTGACTCTTTTTCTAGGAACATCAAAAAGTTGTTGACTTGTAGATGGTTCTACACAAAGTGAATTAATTTCCGTGTTGTTGTTGGCCAGCTATATATATCCCATAATGACTCATGTccaaaaatgcatttgaaagaATTACATAACATGCAGTTGACTTTGAAGCAATATCAgggacgtaaaaaaaaaaatcagcgaAAGAAACTAAAATATACTGACCTTTAAAAAAGGGACAAACAAACTAGATCTACACGTAACATAGAATGTGAAATTCGATCATATGAAATCGTTGGTAATActagtatttattttttaaaacttcagtTCTTgtgaaacaaaaacatgatatagcatattatattatattttctgcCCTCATACAGGGCCTATATATCTAAAACGTCACACCGACTTTCCGCTGTTCGTGCATCAGCATAAAAAATAGTGTTTGTGGACATTTGGACAActttaaaattgataattttctAAGAATTGGAGACGATTATTAAGTATGTTTTTGCTTTTTTAAAAGTcttagaaaggggggggggtgtaaccTGAAGGCGTTTGCTTTctggatatattttcataccGAGAGGAAATAGACCTAGGTTTTTGCCCtgtcctatatatatatatatatatatatatatatatatatatatatatatatatataatgattttaGATCCAGGAAATCGTCACATATAGGAAATCGTCATAAAAGTACGAAATATATTCAGTACAGGTTATCTTGAACCGAGTTCCATATGCAACATCCGGTGTTGAAATTTCAACATGAGTTTCAACAAATACCACAAAAAAGTGAAAGAAAATGACACTGTCATACTATACCTAGGATATGACAATATGCACGCCATTAAGATAAAAAGAGGTTCGGTTTTCCAAACGAAATATGGCGCTTTACGGCACAGCGACGTCATTGGAACGACTTACGGAAACCGAGTTCAGTGTCCAAAGGGGTACCTGTATATTCTGTACCCAACTCCTGAGTTGTGGACCTCAAATTTACCACATAGAACACAAATTCTCTACTCAACAGATATTAGTGTGGTTTCATACCAACTTGATCTCAAACCTGGCTCTGTTGTAGTTGAATCAGGTAAAAAGCTTTATCTTCTCTTTAACAGTGTTTAATATGGTGACGGGTGGTTTCGTCCCAATTATATATTCGCACTTAGTGGATTCGCACCTTTacccagggctcgaaattaacatatgcccgtcagtctgtgactggttaaaagtatggcggactgactgacatttgttttagtcagtccgatgagactggttaattttctaaagcatcattttggaaaatatacttatgaaattttatacacacatttgacatgcttcgatctgtagatatcagacgaatctgattcgtaaatataaatcccacatgtaagtgttacaatattgtctgaggcatattgagtttaatttcattttaataacattaacgaaatatgtcttattatttctggaaaactctgttggactggtaaaattttctgcggactggttgaaattaaaccccatcagtccgactggactggtgacataaaaagttagcttcaagacCTGTTTACCTGTACGCCCCAAGTGGATTCGTCCTGAGTGGTTTCGCCCCCATTGAGTATGTAGCAACAGTGGTCGGAACGATTGATCAGTGCATACTCTCCTTTAACGATGagcaattgaattgaaattaagGGATGAATGctatatattaatttaccgaCGCCCAAGGTatgttcattttcatcattataccaacaatttttggatgtttatatatggCAACAGTGGTTGGGACGATTGATCAGAGCATACTCTCTTTTAACGATGagcaattgaattgaaattaatgaatacTATACAGTATATTAATTTACCAAGGTCCAAACTATGTCCATTTCTATCATTATACCAAGAATTTTTGCCATGGCAAGTAGCATTCATTGTGGAAAATCAGTAAGTTAAAATtatcatatgaaacagaattagcattatgtagataaaattagtgtgtctattatgtgattttattaatcttagatatatttatataaatttcaaaatgaagaattcaatttaTAGCATAAACTTAAAGCAGCAATATTTAATTAAGTGAAAGTAGTTGATCATTTTAAagaaagtgaattttgaaatatgttaaaTCGTTATAATTttaagatatgttttaaaaattgttatattATTGAGGCGAAATCACTCGATTAGTACATTGGGGCGAAACCACTCGACTCTAAGGCAATGTTCTACCTTATGTTACCTGCATTGAAATTGGGACGAAACCACTTGGTGCGAATCCACTAGGTGCGAATATGTAATCGGGACGAAACCACCCGCATTCTTTAATATAACACGTGGACATATAAATTATGCCTTTATACTTTGTGGTGCTGAAATTCGAAGCAAGTATCACTACAAATGAaattttagttttgtttttacctttgttaatttttattggAATATAGTATgtataaagaacttttagtttTGTCAGTAATGAGCAAGTTCCATGCCCCTTTTGTGGCTATACAATTAAGTTTAAGGTAAGTAATGGTAACTATAAGAGTAACGAAAGTGAGTGGTTGAGTATTCTTGATGATCATGTGTGTACTGTCTGGTTTTCCATAATTAGTGTAGAGTTCCAGAGAGATCAGCCAAAGCTGCTCTAAATTGGTAATATGATGATTCAGATTGAACAGTATATACTAGGGAACccattttgcattgcttatgaACTagttttgttgggttttttttgtggatgttttaaacaaattttcACCTGATCATTCAAGTGAAGATTACATGGGTTAGTGACCACTTCACTTCACAGTTTAACTTTACTTTTTTAGGTACAGGAAGTGCATCCCTATCTCACTCCATCATTAGGTCCATTTTGCCAAATGGTCATCTCTATACATTTGAATTTCACAAAGAAAGAGCACAGAAAGCAGAGGAGGAACTGAAGGATCATGGACTCTCGGACTATGTCACTGTGACTCATAAAGATGTCTGTAAGTTTGGCTTTGACCTGGAGGATGTTGCTGATGCAGTATTCCTAGATTTACCAGTTCCTTGGGATGCTCTACCAAGTGCCAAAAAAGCTTTGAAAAAGCTAGGTGGGTTCATCAGATGTACTTCTTACATTCTGCTTTGTGAATTTAAAGTGGATAGAAATAAAAGATGCAGGATATTATACTTTGAGTGTTTGTAGAAGAAAGACTTAAAATCTCCaagaattcttttttaaagctaatttttgtgaaattgacaaatgaaaatttagaaaTGGATATTTGACATACAAGCCTTACCCAACCtacttttgatatttggtataaaTACTTTATTGCTAGTTGTGGATGTTCATGACAGATTTTTGTTTGAACCCCAAATTTCGTTAATTTGAAGTTGCTAGTTtgtcaaaataaatttatcagtTATTAAAAGTAGATTTAACTGCTTTCATTTTATGTCTACATGTATAACCAAGAAATCAGATTCTAGTTTTGAAACATGTAAACTTACAAAAGATTAAttaatatttaatacatgtatgcatctTTTACAGTACATATTCTTTAACATTGCATGTATGTTGATCCCTTgcattgaatttcttttctgcTGTCCAGGAGGAAGGATCTGTTCCTTTTCACCTTGTATTGAACAAGTCCAGAAGACCTGTGCATGCTTGGCAGAGTTGGGATTTGAAGAAATTTCAACAATGGAGTGTCTCGTCAGAAATTATGATGTGAGAACAATTAATTTGCCTAACCCCGAGTTTTCCAAAGAAAATTCAAAGTCACTGCCTCAGCAGAAAAGTACAAAATCTGAACAGGAGGACATGGACTCAGACTCACCAAGCGAGTCTGCAGAGAAATCTTTACAGTGTGGGAAATCTGGTGGCAAGAAAATAACAATTTGCAACTCCAAAGACAAAGGTCAAACTGCCGAAGTCTTGGATACTCCTGAATGGGACTACATCGGTAAAAAAACTGCTGCAAACTTCTCTTTTAAATCTGGGGTTTCATTTGGAAAAATGCCAGGACACACTGGATATTTGACTTTTGCCACACTTTATCCATTGTAGCTACTATTTTACTAGACCACTGTCAAataatttcaacatttttcttcatggtaaatgtacatgtgaTGTGCTTTCAATAATCATAAACCACCTTTATTGGAAGGTCTTTATAGTCATTATTCGGCCAGCAAGTTGTGTTttcagttctttttttttttcacaagaTACACTCATCTCCAAAAGTTTCCATcagatttctcaaaaattttttttttaaaaatatggaaAGTTAGGTGTAAGGCATCGGTGCATGGGCTGCGATACTCGACTTGAAAACAATTCATGATCATTGCATCTGGATGGGGAGATTGCCATTTAAACTAATTCACGAGTCttatattgataaaagcatGGATATTTGCTTGGCTAGCTCAGTTGTTAGAGCACctgtatggcacgccaaattcacaaaaatgagctaaacatagtttcacagttgataaactaggtttatcgactgtaaactatagtttacggaccgtaaactatagttgacgttaatctatatttcacatctgtaaaccatagttaacagataatctatgtttcacaagcgtaaactataattaacaatgaaaacaatcattagcgattgcaaaacatagtttatatgataaacacggtttcacgattgtaaactacggtttacaagtctgataaatatagtatcacaatttgtgaaactaggatttaacaattgtgaactatagttaacgaatgtaaattatagtttacaaatgtgaatctgtatttatcagcaaaatctattgttaacgtttatttaaagacggataaacttggattaaactatagtttacaaccgttaaatatagttttacggatgaaaactatagttaacgaatcgttaactatagtttacagttcgtaaactataatttacagtcgataaacctagtttatcaactgtgaaactatgtttagcttatttttgtgaatttggcgtgccatacacCTGACTAGTAAAGGATTGGATATCTGTAAAAATCACCTAAAGTAAAAACCCAAGCTGACAATTCTGAATTTTAATTGCATTTCAAATCATAGCCATACAAGtatataaatacaattgtaatcTTGAAAAGCATAATCTGCATTccattttatataaaatactgCATTAATTTACTCAAACAGCTCCATTTATCACCACAGGTAATCAGAGATCAATTCTATAATTAGCATCTCATTTATTGTCtgaattagtaaaaaaaaaattgaaatatactgagagagagagagagagagagagagagagagcatgcCAAAATTCTCAAGTAGAATACTGAATAACATCAATTATGACTAGATATGCGAGcatgtaaaatgaaatgtaaCACAAAAGAAAACATGCTTTCAGTTTTTCTTTGCAGCACAGAGATCttgtaaaaagaaatatatataaagctgTAGCCAAGGCGCTTTTgcttaaaaaaaatacatgtatgaggcTAACGAAGCAGCTCTCTCAACCATTGAAAATAAagtccatgtacatgtaaataaaacttATTTATACATTCACTGACACAAATCACAGTTTCTGCAATGACTAGATTTATAGAAGATGACTTTCAAAGCTTGTTTTTAACATAGCCCCAATGAACATGATGAACAGGTTACGGACACAACAGGAATGTCAATGTTGGATAACTTCTGgaatgtcaaggtcatttggaAAGCAAGAAAACATGGTCTGTAACAGTTCACACAGTACTTTCTGTTTGTGATCAGATCTGCAAGAGTAAACAATAGATTCTTGTACAATTATGAATCTAACAGTAACTTTCCGTATTTATTACCATTGACATTATCTCTTCAAATACTGGTATGGCGATTGTAACATACAAGATCACGAAACATTAACTGGCAAGATTGGGTAAATGCTGCCTTAGTGATTGTCAAAGCaattgacatcacaatgaaaaGGGCAGGTACAATTCTGCGTGGACAAccataaaattgtaattttttgaAGTGAATTTCAATCCACTttccaattacatgtataataacaCTGGTCATTAATACTTTAAAAGACCTTCCTGTTTTAACTTTCAATTTACATTACTGGAATTGAACGATTAAAATCTCATCCTGCTAATTGAATTATAATCTATTTTTTTAGTGCAGTCATAACCTTGTCAATTAAAAGCATGAGAAAATGCTTTTCAACTATAACTTTGTCAAGATAAAGTAGTGCATTCAAATTTTTCGTATGATACATTCCATAAAATTATTAAAGCAAATGAATTTACTTTGTAAAGACAGTGGCAAATCACTCGTGTAGTGATGAGAATGGTGTTGGACAGTGGCCCTGGCACTCAACTCCAACAGTGGAGGGATTTTGCATATCAATGGAATACATGTTATGGAATGCTCAGTAGAGATAAAATCATTATCTGAAACTAGAAATAATACTACTTATACCACAACTTATACATAtgtcaatatttcattatctgaAACTAGAAATAACACAACTTATACATATGTCAATATTTCATAAgctacagaatgaatatacagtaTAAAgggacttttttttttggctctTTGTTATTTTTGCCCAGCCAtacaaaaacatttttgtcCAGACTTGAATTTACCTAAAGATTGTCTTTTGCTTGGTTTGGAGTCATGagtaaatttaaattcaatcatttttaaattgGCCCTTAATGATAAGGGTGGAAAGGGGCAAAATTAAATACACGGGTAAAAATTTTCCTGTATATGCAGTAATCGTTAATGCACTAGTATAGAACTCTCTCTCATGATATGTGCCCTACCATTACAGTCACTAATTGAACTCAGTAACAGGGTGGATGGAATGTACCGCAGCTTGTTCCTAGCCAGATTCAGCCTGGTCAGTCCTCGCAGCTGGCCAAAATGTGCAGGTAAATCTGCAATCCTTCAAAAGGAAACAATATTTGATGTAACATTTAATCAATGTAAATTGGTAAAcccacaaatacatgtattgtaaatcCAGTAACATTGCAACATTTATCATCAACATTCTCCCCTTGATAGTAACTACCAAGGTCAATGAAAACTGACAATGTTTTCAGATATATATGCATTATACTTAAGTCCATTGTCTGGTTCACTTAGGTGGAGGATCATGGTATACTGTCAAATTCATTATTCTCAAAATTCAGTCTGCTACAAATGACCTGACAAAAGGTCCATGGACAATAATGTTCACCTGAGCTACAGTTATACCTTGGAGTGAAACAAAAGTAGGTGTGGTTACCACTGTTTTATGGTCCAAAATCACCATAGTGATGGCAAAAGTGTGATCATGTGGTATTCAAAAACATTCTATATGATGATGCTTCATATCAGTTTGACAAACTGTTGCACTGTTGTTATTgacaagaagattttgaaaaatatttccctatatattactgcGTAAAATTTGAAGCCCCAAGCTGCCCCTGACCAAACTGAATCTTCTCTATAGGATGCTTTCACATTCAGCGATTTGATGATTTGTAACTTAGTTGTTCTTgacaagattttaaagatatttccccaatatatttttttatgtaaaactttggaccaccattttaacaatcttgaaATATACactactgtggaatcatcactgttcgtgggggattgatgttcgtggatttcgtgggtcagTCTTACCCATGAATTTAAGTGTCctcgaatattttttaaaaaccaagtagagttatctttcctagTGACATCGTATTGCTTACCCACAAAATTACctccccacgaaccagcaaaattttgcttatcCACGAACATTGGtccccacgaattaaaatgattccacagtatttggGAAACCTGGACATTAATCTATAGCCTTGTGGTTCTCAGCAAGCCAGATTTTTAAAGTTACATCCCTACATGCATTCATGTAAAACTGACCCCCCATATTTGAACACCCATTCTGGATcatttggacaaacttgaaactacataatatatttaGATGCTTCTAAGTAGTTcttaaaaagaatatttttaaatatctcacccaattttcataaattcctGGTTATCTAACTTAAAAAGGGGGCTttgtccttcatttgaacaaaattcagATGGATGATTTATGTCATCTTTGGTTGAAAATGTCCCCgaggttcttaagaagaagataaaaCCTGGGTCCAATCCTAACAGACcgtcaaacaagaggcccacgggccacAACTCTCACCTGATCAACCCGGTCCTGCTGTTTTTCCGAAGATTTCAAAAAAAGGAATTTTACcttctttatttcaacaaaacattttgaaCCCATATTATGATCCCACCTatgatgattttataaaattccACCCATTCCTTAGTTGTCTCCCCTTGGAATGGGACATGACATTTCACTAAAACAGACTCGAATCCACTCTAAGGAGATATTGTAaggcaagtttgtttgaaaatgaCTCAGTGGTCCAAAAGTTGACAACATAAAAACAGACAAACACATACAAacagattttaaatatattcagataaaaaaaagCTCACTTCAGCTCATGCTTCTGTAGAGCTAAACAGCATTTCTTCCCACCTGTTATTGGAAATGTCAAGTTTTCGGAGTGCACTACAAGAGCCTAGCTCCCTTGGAATGGTTGAGAGTTGACAGTGTGACAGGTTGAGGTACTCTAACTCCAGCATATTACTCACAGCTCCTGATAGATTGTCAATCTTGTTTCTCTCCATCTTCAAGACCTAGGACATTTTAAGATTTGTTAACCAACTTTCAGAAGTCTGCAATGAGTTTTGTATAACTGGTTATACATTTTCAATAGATAAACTGTTATTCAACGAATTCTTTATGAGAAATCTGTTCCAAAGGACCTATGTAAATTGAACCACATGCATAGGTTTTTGTGAaagtttgtaaaataaataaacaaacagtACATTCTATAATTCTGAAGCCAAAATCAAATACTTTTATTAgttttcacaatttcaaaacttttttcattttgtgaccCACTGGTGCAGAACTTTTTTTGGGAGACTTGGTTTAACATCAACTAAGCAACTTTACATACGTGTATTCTGTTTGCATGGTACATTTATCCAAgtgtttagattttttttaatactctCTCATGTAGCATTAGAAAAATTTACTTGACACCAAACATAGAATTTATTTTGGTCAGTGTAACTTACCTTCATTCTTTGTAACTTATATAAACTTTTTGGAATGTGCTGAATTGAATTGGacctataatatatatatatatatctttatcagatTTGAATCTTCTTTAATATATAGATTGAAACTCATAGCAATAATGTGAAATAAAT is a window from the Ostrea edulis chromosome 5, xbOstEdul1.1, whole genome shotgun sequence genome containing:
- the LOC125650428 gene encoding tRNA (adenine(58)-N(1))-methyltransferase catalytic subunit TRMT61A-like: MSFNKYHKKVKENDTVILYLGYDNMHAIKIKRGSVFQTKYGALRHSDVIGTTYGNRVQCPKGYLYILYPTPELWTSNLPHRTQILYSTDISVVSYQLDLKPGSVVVESGTGSASLSHSIIRSILPNGHLYTFEFHKERAQKAEEELKDHGLSDYVTVTHKDVCKFGFDLEDVADAVFLDLPVPWDALPSAKKALKKLGGRICSFSPCIEQVQKTCACLAELGFEEISTMECLVRNYDVRTINLPNPEFSKENSKSLPQQKSTKSEQEDMDSDSPSESAEKSLQCGKSGGKKITICNSKDKGQTAEVLDTPEWDYIGKKTAANFSFKSGVSFGKMPGHTGYLTFATLYPL